A genome region from Gossypium hirsutum isolate 1008001.06 chromosome A04, Gossypium_hirsutum_v2.1, whole genome shotgun sequence includes the following:
- the LOC121228216 gene encoding bifunctional epoxide hydrolase 2 produces MIAMANAGYRAVAFDFRGYGLSDYPPEPERANFNDLADDVVALLDSLAIDKAFLVGKDFGAFPAFSVAVTHPERVLGVITLGVPFLIPGPLGVQFDLLPKRYYVIRWAEPGRAEADFGRFDVKTVVRNIYILFCRSELQVAGDNEEIMDLVDPSTPLPPWFTEEDLDVYATLYQNSGFRTALQVPYRCMQLDCGITNPKVIAPSLLIMGEKDYVMKSPGMEDYIRKGIVKQFMPNLDIIFMSEGNHFVQEQLPEQVNELILSFLTKN; encoded by the exons ATGATTGCTATGGCTAATGCTGGCTACCGAGCAGTTGCTTTTGATTTCAGGGGCTATGGACTCTCCGACTATCCACCGGAGCCCGAAAGAGCTAACTTCAATGACCTTGCCGATGATGTTGTGGCCCTTCTCGACTCCTTGGCCATTGATAAG GCTTTTCTTGTTGGGAAGGACTTTGGAGCATTTCCTGCATTCTCGGTAGCTGTTACCCACCCTGAAAGGGTGTTAGGTGTCATAACACTAGGCGTTCCTTTCCTCATACCTGGTCCTCTTGGTGTCCAATTTGATCTCCTCCCTAAACGCTACTACGTTATAAGATGGGCAGAACCAGGAAGAGCTGAAGCAGATTTTGGTCGATTTGATGTTAAGACGGTCGTTAGAAACATTTACATTCTCTTCTGCAGAAGTGAGTTACAAGTAGCCGGCGACAATGAGGAGATAATGGACTTGGTTGATCCATCAACTCCATTGCCTCCATGGTTCACAGAGGAAGATCTTGATGTCTATGCAACTTTATATCAAAATTCTGGTTTCCGAACTGCACTGCAAGTTCCCTACAG ATGCATGCAATTGGATTGTGGTATAACCAACCCGAAAGTGATAGCTCCATCATTGCTGATAATGGGGGAGAAGGATTATGTTATGAAATCCCCAGGAATGGAAGATTACATTAGGAAAGGGATAGTGAAGCAGTTTATGCCTAATCTGGACATCATTTTTATGTCAGAAGGGAATCACTTTGTTCAAGAACAACTGCCGGAGCAGGTGAATGAGCTCATCCTCTCTTTCCTCACCAAAAATTAG
- the LOC121203441 gene encoding uncharacterized protein isoform X1 codes for MEKQRKDGDVEAVPVVIGGMVLDIQATSSIPPHPRTTCPGQIYYVQGGVARNIAECMTKLGAQPFMISALGLDMPGNLLLEHWKSAGLRTEGIRKHKDIKTPTVCHILDVSGEVAAGVASVEAVEMFLTPKWIQQFKHTIRSAPLLMVDANLSPPAIEVSCRLAAESNVPVWFEPVSIAKSERIAPIVKYITFASPNEDELIAMANALSSQNLFCPIERNNCSTDTLFQMLKPAIWLLLEKGVKILVLTIGSDGVLLCTKGESISWRICLEKTQQHGFSRQLFENMTSSYPSNLYSDSKVLERSPNFLAVHFPALPASVVRLTGAGDCLVGGMIASLSTGLDVMQSVAIGIAAAKASVEVDSNVPSQFSLPTITGDARIVYSTAKLLQHQSKL; via the exons ATGGAGAAGCAAAGGAAAGATGGAGATGTAGAGGCAGTCCCAGTAGTGATAGGGGGCATGGTTTTGGACATTCAAGCCACTTCTTCAATTCCTCCACATCCAAGAACCACTTGTCCTGGCCAG ATATATTATGTACAAGGCGGGGTGGCCAGGAACATAGCCGAATGCATGACAAAACTTGGAGCTCAGCCTTTTATGATTAGTGCTTTGGGACTTGACATGCCAG GAAATTTGTTGTTGGAGCATTGGAAATCTGCAGGACTACGGACAGAAG GCATTAGGAAGCACAAGGATATTAAGACTCCCACAGTCTGTCATATACTTGATGTTAGTGGAGAGGTGGCGGCTGGTGTTGCCAGTGTGGAAGCAGTT GAAATGTTTCTTACACCCAAGTGGATTCAACAATTCAAGCACACAATACGTTCTGCTCCTCTATTGATGGTTGATGCAAATTTGAGTCCCCCTGCTATAGAAGTTTCTTGTCGAC TAGCAGCTGAGTCAAACGTCCCAGTGTGGTTTGAGCCTGTATCGATTGCAAAATCTGAAAGAATTGCTCCAATTGTAAAGTAT ATTACTTTTGCTTCACCTAATGAAGATGAACTAATTGCTATGGCAAATGCTTTATcttctcaaaatttattttgccCAATTGAAAGGAATAATTGTTCTACGGATACTTTGTTCCAGATGCTGAAACCAGCGATCTGGCTTTTGCTGGAGAAGGGTGTCAAAATTCTTGTTTTGACTATTGGTTCAGATGGTGTACTTTTATGCACTAAAGGGGAATCAATCTCCTGGAGAATTTGTCTGGAAAAGACGCAGCAACATGGATTTAGTCGACAGTTATTTGAAAATATGACATCAAGCTATCCTTCAAATTTGTATTCTGATTCTAAGGTTCTTGAGAGAAGCCCAAATTTCTTAGCTGTGCATTTTCCTGCACTCCCTGCATCTGTTGTAAGGCTTACAGGAGCTGGTGATTGTCTAGTCGGTGGAATGATTGCATCCCTTTCTACAGGTTTAGATGTGATGCAGAGCGTAGCAATTGGTATAGCTGCAGCCAAAGCTTCGGTTGAGGTGGACAGCAATGTACCTTCTCAATTTAGTTTGCCAACAATTACAG GTGATGCCAGGATTGTATATTCAACTGCCAAACTTTTGCAACATCAATCTAAGCTGTAA
- the LOC121203441 gene encoding uncharacterized sugar kinase YeiI isoform X2, with translation MEKQRKDGDVEAVPVVIGGMVLDIQATSSIPPHPRTTCPGQIYYVQGGVARNIAECMTKLGAQPFMISALGLDMPGNLLLEHWKSAGLRTEGIRKHKDIKTPTVCHILDVSGEVAAGVASVEAVEMFLTPKWIQQFKHTIRSAPLLMVDANLSPPAIEVSCRLAAESNVPVWFEPVSIAKSERIAPIVKYITFASPNEDELIAMANALSSQNLFCPIERNNCSTDTLFQMLKPAIWLLLEKGVKILVLTIGSDGVLLCTKGESISWRICLEKTQQHGFSRQLFENMTSSYPSNLYSDSKVLERSPNFLAVHFPALPASVVRLTGAGDCLVGGMIASLSTGLDVMQSVAIGIAAAKASVEVDSNVPSQFSLPTITVNAIPLCR, from the exons ATGGAGAAGCAAAGGAAAGATGGAGATGTAGAGGCAGTCCCAGTAGTGATAGGGGGCATGGTTTTGGACATTCAAGCCACTTCTTCAATTCCTCCACATCCAAGAACCACTTGTCCTGGCCAG ATATATTATGTACAAGGCGGGGTGGCCAGGAACATAGCCGAATGCATGACAAAACTTGGAGCTCAGCCTTTTATGATTAGTGCTTTGGGACTTGACATGCCAG GAAATTTGTTGTTGGAGCATTGGAAATCTGCAGGACTACGGACAGAAG GCATTAGGAAGCACAAGGATATTAAGACTCCCACAGTCTGTCATATACTTGATGTTAGTGGAGAGGTGGCGGCTGGTGTTGCCAGTGTGGAAGCAGTT GAAATGTTTCTTACACCCAAGTGGATTCAACAATTCAAGCACACAATACGTTCTGCTCCTCTATTGATGGTTGATGCAAATTTGAGTCCCCCTGCTATAGAAGTTTCTTGTCGAC TAGCAGCTGAGTCAAACGTCCCAGTGTGGTTTGAGCCTGTATCGATTGCAAAATCTGAAAGAATTGCTCCAATTGTAAAGTAT ATTACTTTTGCTTCACCTAATGAAGATGAACTAATTGCTATGGCAAATGCTTTATcttctcaaaatttattttgccCAATTGAAAGGAATAATTGTTCTACGGATACTTTGTTCCAGATGCTGAAACCAGCGATCTGGCTTTTGCTGGAGAAGGGTGTCAAAATTCTTGTTTTGACTATTGGTTCAGATGGTGTACTTTTATGCACTAAAGGGGAATCAATCTCCTGGAGAATTTGTCTGGAAAAGACGCAGCAACATGGATTTAGTCGACAGTTATTTGAAAATATGACATCAAGCTATCCTTCAAATTTGTATTCTGATTCTAAGGTTCTTGAGAGAAGCCCAAATTTCTTAGCTGTGCATTTTCCTGCACTCCCTGCATCTGTTGTAAGGCTTACAGGAGCTGGTGATTGTCTAGTCGGTGGAATGATTGCATCCCTTTCTACAGGTTTAGATGTGATGCAGAGCGTAGCAATTGGTATAGCTGCAGCCAAAGCTTCGGTTGAGGTGGACAGCAATGTACCTTCTCAATTTAGTTTGCCAACAATTACAG TAAATGCCATTCCACTATGCAGGTGA
- the LOC121203441 gene encoding uncharacterized protein isoform X3: MTKLGAQPFMISALGLDMPGNLLLEHWKSAGLRTEGIRKHKDIKTPTVCHILDVSGEVAAGVASVEAVEMFLTPKWIQQFKHTIRSAPLLMVDANLSPPAIEVSCRLAAESNVPVWFEPVSIAKSERIAPIVKYITFASPNEDELIAMANALSSQNLFCPIERNNCSTDTLFQMLKPAIWLLLEKGVKILVLTIGSDGVLLCTKGESISWRICLEKTQQHGFSRQLFENMTSSYPSNLYSDSKVLERSPNFLAVHFPALPASVVRLTGAGDCLVGGMIASLSTGLDVMQSVAIGIAAAKASVEVDSNVPSQFSLPTITGDARIVYSTAKLLQHQSKL, encoded by the exons ATGACAAAACTTGGAGCTCAGCCTTTTATGATTAGTGCTTTGGGACTTGACATGCCAG GAAATTTGTTGTTGGAGCATTGGAAATCTGCAGGACTACGGACAGAAG GCATTAGGAAGCACAAGGATATTAAGACTCCCACAGTCTGTCATATACTTGATGTTAGTGGAGAGGTGGCGGCTGGTGTTGCCAGTGTGGAAGCAGTT GAAATGTTTCTTACACCCAAGTGGATTCAACAATTCAAGCACACAATACGTTCTGCTCCTCTATTGATGGTTGATGCAAATTTGAGTCCCCCTGCTATAGAAGTTTCTTGTCGAC TAGCAGCTGAGTCAAACGTCCCAGTGTGGTTTGAGCCTGTATCGATTGCAAAATCTGAAAGAATTGCTCCAATTGTAAAGTAT ATTACTTTTGCTTCACCTAATGAAGATGAACTAATTGCTATGGCAAATGCTTTATcttctcaaaatttattttgccCAATTGAAAGGAATAATTGTTCTACGGATACTTTGTTCCAGATGCTGAAACCAGCGATCTGGCTTTTGCTGGAGAAGGGTGTCAAAATTCTTGTTTTGACTATTGGTTCAGATGGTGTACTTTTATGCACTAAAGGGGAATCAATCTCCTGGAGAATTTGTCTGGAAAAGACGCAGCAACATGGATTTAGTCGACAGTTATTTGAAAATATGACATCAAGCTATCCTTCAAATTTGTATTCTGATTCTAAGGTTCTTGAGAGAAGCCCAAATTTCTTAGCTGTGCATTTTCCTGCACTCCCTGCATCTGTTGTAAGGCTTACAGGAGCTGGTGATTGTCTAGTCGGTGGAATGATTGCATCCCTTTCTACAGGTTTAGATGTGATGCAGAGCGTAGCAATTGGTATAGCTGCAGCCAAAGCTTCGGTTGAGGTGGACAGCAATGTACCTTCTCAATTTAGTTTGCCAACAATTACAG GTGATGCCAGGATTGTATATTCAACTGCCAAACTTTTGCAACATCAATCTAAGCTGTAA